The following coding sequences lie in one Pseudomonas sp. SL4(2022) genomic window:
- a CDS encoding PilZ domain-containing protein, which translates to MPKHVQRRIERHQLPYYLKVFNRITDKPMGYIGNVSLDGMLLISQLPMLVGARFDMRLKIPGHDAPHYVDFSATCQWCREDVTPGCYDSGFSLVAPPGDYVEMVDALRHYFSFRPMAASA; encoded by the coding sequence ATGCCTAAGCATGTTCAGCGCCGCATTGAGCGTCACCAGCTGCCTTACTACCTGAAGGTGTTCAATCGCATCACCGATAAGCCTATGGGCTACATCGGGAACGTCTCATTGGATGGCATGTTGCTGATCAGCCAGTTGCCCATGTTGGTGGGTGCGCGTTTTGACATGCGTTTGAAAATTCCTGGGCATGATGCACCGCACTACGTCGACTTCTCGGCCACCTGCCAGTGGTGCCGTGAAGATGTGACGCCCGGGTGCTATGACTCAGGTTTCTCTCTGGTGGCGCCGCCGGGTGACTATGTCGAGATGGTCGATGCTTTACGCCACTACTTCAGTTTCCGGCCGATGGCCGCGTCCGCTTGA
- a CDS encoding enoyl-CoA hydratase, protein MSEHLLVEREQGLLTLRMHRPDKKNALTRAMYSGLAEVLVQADQDNSVRAVLITGGENCFTSGNDVADFIKAPPTGLNSEVFQFMQALFAFSKPVVAAVNGPAVGIGTTMLLHCDLVYVSRDATLKMPFVNLGLCPEYGSSLILPRLLGHARAAELLLLGQSFTGEQAAAWGIANQALDSGEATLAKAREMAHAFERLAPSAVADSKRLMRAPDREQLRRVIEEEGALFGQRLRSPEAIEALTAFMQRRTPDFSKFA, encoded by the coding sequence ATGAGCGAGCACCTGCTGGTTGAGCGTGAGCAAGGGTTGCTGACCCTGCGCATGCACCGCCCCGACAAGAAGAATGCCTTGACCCGCGCCATGTACAGCGGCTTGGCCGAAGTGCTGGTGCAGGCCGATCAGGATAACAGTGTGCGTGCCGTGCTGATCACCGGTGGTGAGAACTGTTTTACCAGCGGCAATGATGTCGCCGACTTTATCAAGGCGCCGCCCACCGGGCTGAACAGCGAAGTGTTCCAGTTTATGCAGGCGCTGTTCGCGTTCAGTAAACCCGTGGTGGCCGCCGTTAACGGCCCGGCAGTGGGCATTGGCACGACCATGCTGTTGCACTGCGACCTGGTGTATGTCAGCCGTGATGCCACCTTGAAGATGCCCTTCGTCAACCTCGGTTTGTGCCCTGAATACGGCTCAAGCCTGATTCTGCCGCGTCTGCTCGGTCATGCCCGCGCTGCCGAGTTGCTGCTGCTCGGGCAGAGCTTTACCGGCGAACAGGCGGCCGCCTGGGGCATTGCCAATCAGGCGCTGGACAGTGGTGAGGCAACCCTGGCCAAAGCTCGGGAAATGGCTCATGCCTTCGAACGCCTGGCCCCTTCGGCAGTGGCGGACAGCAAACGCCTGATGCGTGCGCCGGATCGCGAGCAACTGCGAAGGGTGATCGAGGAGGAGGGTGCGCTGTTCGGCCAGCGCTTGCGCTCGCCGGAGGCCATCGAGGCGCTGACTGCCTTTATGCAGCGGCGCACGCCGGACTTCAGCAAGTTCGCCTGA
- the pyk gene encoding pyruvate kinase: MTFRRTKIVATLGPASNSPEVLEQLIIAGLDVARLNFSHGSPDEHKARAALVRDLAAKHGRHVALLGDLQGPKIRIAKFANKRIELKLGDRFTFSTSHPLTAGTQDIVGIDYPDLVKDCGVGDELLLDDGRVVVRVLEATADALHCEVIIGGPLSDHKGINRRGGGLTAPALTEKDKADIKLAAEMQLDYLAVSFPRDADDMHYARKLRDEAGGTAWLVAKIERAEAVADDETLDGLIRASDAVMVARGDLGVEIGDAELCGIQKKIILHARRHNKAVITATQMMESMIQNPMPTRAEVSDVANAVLDYTDAVMLSAESAAGAYPLEAVQAMARICLGAEKHPTSKKSSHRMGTEFERCDESIALAAMYTANHFPGVKAIIALTESGYTPLIMSRIRSSVPIFAFSPHRETQARAALFRGVYTVPFDPAALQPAEVSQAAVDELLKRGVVQAGDWVILTKGDSYHTIGGTNTLKLLHVGEALV, from the coding sequence ATGACCTTCCGCCGTACCAAAATCGTCGCCACCCTCGGCCCCGCCAGCAACAGCCCCGAGGTGCTTGAACAACTGATCATCGCCGGTCTGGATGTTGCCCGCCTGAACTTCTCCCACGGTTCGCCCGATGAGCACAAAGCCCGCGCCGCATTGGTGCGTGATCTGGCCGCCAAGCACGGTCGCCACGTGGCCCTACTGGGCGACCTGCAAGGGCCGAAAATCCGCATCGCCAAGTTCGCCAACAAGCGGATCGAACTCAAACTGGGCGACCGCTTCACCTTCTCCACCAGCCACCCTCTGACGGCCGGCACGCAAGACATCGTCGGCATCGACTACCCGGATCTGGTCAAAGACTGTGGCGTCGGTGACGAGTTGCTGCTTGATGATGGCCGTGTGGTGGTGCGCGTGCTGGAAGCCACTGCCGATGCCCTGCACTGCGAAGTGATCATCGGTGGCCCGCTCTCCGACCACAAAGGCATCAACCGCCGGGGCGGCGGCCTGACGGCGCCTGCACTGACCGAGAAAGACAAAGCCGATATCAAACTCGCCGCCGAGATGCAGTTGGATTACCTGGCCGTGTCCTTCCCGCGCGATGCCGACGACATGCACTACGCGCGCAAGTTGCGTGATGAGGCGGGCGGTACGGCTTGGCTGGTGGCCAAGATCGAACGCGCCGAAGCCGTGGCCGACGACGAAACCCTCGACGGTTTGATCCGCGCCAGTGATGCGGTGATGGTGGCCCGTGGTGACCTGGGCGTGGAAATCGGCGACGCCGAACTGTGCGGCATTCAGAAGAAAATCATCCTGCACGCGCGCCGCCACAACAAGGCAGTGATCACCGCGACGCAGATGATGGAGTCGATGATCCAGAACCCGATGCCGACCCGCGCGGAAGTCTCCGACGTAGCCAACGCCGTGCTCGACTACACCGATGCCGTGATGCTCTCGGCGGAAAGCGCCGCCGGTGCCTATCCGCTGGAAGCGGTGCAGGCCATGGCGCGCATTTGCCTGGGCGCGGAAAAGCACCCCACCAGCAAGAAATCCAGCCACCGCATGGGCACCGAGTTCGAGCGCTGTGACGAAAGTATCGCCCTGGCTGCCATGTACACCGCTAACCACTTCCCAGGTGTGAAGGCGATCATTGCGCTGACCGAAAGTGGCTACACGCCGCTGATCATGTCGCGCATCCGCTCTTCCGTGCCGATTTTCGCCTTCTCTCCGCACCGCGAAACCCAGGCACGTGCAGCCTTGTTCCGCGGCGTCTACACCGTGCCGTTCGACCCCGCTGCCCTGCAACCGGCCGAGGTCAGCCAGGCCGCAGTAGACGAATTGCTCAAGCGTGGCGTGGTACAGGCCGGTGACTGGGTGATCCTGACCAAAGGCGACAGCTACCACACCATCGGCGGCACCAACACCCTGAAGCTGCTGCATGTGGGTGAAGCACTCGTTTAA
- a CDS encoding 1-acyl-sn-glycerol-3-phosphate acyltransferase, translating into MGEFDTIRPYADAEVPAVLARLLADDAFLDILTQFRFPRLAASLGWLLKPLIAYRLRLEFRDVKSVTQLQTRIESYVDRTIERATDGVTYSGIDHLQAGQAYLFLANHRDIVMDPAFVNYAVYHADLPTPRIAIGDNLLQKPFVSDLMRLNKSFIVHRSISGRREKLAAYQLLSAYINHSIRTDGESIWIAQAEGRAKDGDDRTDSAILKMFHMSRKDEPFADVINALRLTPVSISYEYDPCDQAKARELFIRASSGSYTKAAGEDDQSIALGITGYKGRVHVHFGTPVSQGLEDSKLLAAEMDRQILTGYRLFPVHYLAYAMWADRDTALAVPNAAELFPAEELRTAQAEWQRRLDNCPIAQQPYLILQYANPVRNQYRIKAGLPL; encoded by the coding sequence ATGGGCGAATTCGATACCATCCGACCTTACGCCGATGCCGAAGTACCTGCCGTTCTGGCACGCCTGTTGGCGGACGATGCGTTTCTCGACATCCTCACTCAATTTCGCTTTCCACGCCTGGCTGCATCTTTGGGCTGGCTGCTTAAACCACTTATAGCCTATCGACTGCGTCTTGAGTTCCGTGATGTGAAGTCGGTGACGCAATTGCAGACGCGCATCGAGAGTTATGTCGACCGCACCATTGAGCGCGCCACGGATGGAGTGACTTACTCCGGCATCGACCACCTGCAGGCCGGCCAAGCTTATCTGTTCCTGGCCAACCATCGCGATATCGTCATGGACCCGGCATTCGTCAACTACGCGGTTTATCATGCAGACCTGCCAACACCGCGTATCGCCATTGGCGACAACCTGCTGCAGAAGCCCTTCGTTAGCGACCTGATGCGCCTTAACAAGAGCTTCATCGTGCACCGTTCAATCAGCGGGCGACGCGAGAAACTCGCCGCTTACCAGCTGCTGTCGGCGTATATCAACCACTCGATCCGCACTGACGGCGAGTCGATCTGGATTGCCCAGGCCGAAGGCCGCGCCAAGGATGGTGATGACCGCACCGATTCGGCAATCCTCAAGATGTTCCATATGAGCCGCAAGGACGAACCCTTCGCCGACGTGATCAACGCGCTGCGCCTGACGCCAGTATCGATCAGCTACGAATACGACCCCTGCGATCAGGCCAAAGCCCGCGAGCTATTTATTCGCGCCAGCAGCGGCAGTTATACCAAGGCCGCCGGCGAAGATGACCAGAGCATCGCCCTCGGCATCACCGGTTACAAAGGCCGCGTGCACGTGCACTTCGGTACGCCGGTGAGCCAGGGCCTGGAGGACAGCAAACTGCTGGCAGCGGAAATGGACCGACAGATTCTCACCGGCTACCGGTTGTTCCCCGTGCATTATCTGGCCTACGCCATGTGGGCAGACCGCGACACGGCGCTGGCGGTGCCGAATGCCGCCGAGCTGTTCCCTGCCGAAGAGCTGCGTACCGCACAAGCCGAGTGGCAACGCCGCCTGGACAACTGTCCGATTGCGCAGCAGCCCTACCTGATCCTGCAATACGCCAACCCAGTGCGTAACCAATACCGGATCAAGGCTGGCCTGCCACTTTAG
- a CDS encoding sensor domain-containing diguanylate cyclase, whose product MSLSSQRVTQRSLQSLLLKRFGMAVATYALTGLLCWISVFAGLFHASPLTALTITALATLSQLVFLGLFLSRINLRLADPSLTEPQVLVALAWLTVLLSLFSEGRGSMLVIYLLILLFGVFQLPPRVFTRCALFAFFGFAGVNLYEAYTLQLSEPRVALMQACVLAVVLAWLCLFASYAQAMRQRMRQRRFALQAHQDTLRGMMRQLEDLAATDELTGLCNRRHFLLLASRELEGLRNGRQHGLALLDLDHFKRINDVHGHAAGDRVLQTFAAVARACLRDGDVVARYGGEEFVLLLPNTEADQFTACCERLRDAFTRAEPLGVKVESLSVSIGMTLLTEHDDLEDALQRADQALYQAKRNGRNRCAATWEDVDA is encoded by the coding sequence ATGAGCCTAAGTAGCCAGCGGGTAACCCAGCGATCTTTGCAGAGCCTGCTGCTGAAACGTTTCGGCATGGCAGTGGCAACCTATGCACTGACCGGGCTGTTGTGCTGGATCAGCGTATTTGCCGGGCTTTTCCATGCTTCTCCCCTGACTGCTCTGACCATCACCGCCCTGGCCACCCTAAGCCAACTGGTGTTTCTCGGGCTGTTTCTGTCCCGCATCAACCTGCGATTAGCCGACCCCAGCCTGACTGAACCCCAGGTGCTGGTGGCGTTGGCCTGGCTGACCGTACTGCTGTCGCTGTTCAGCGAAGGGCGCGGCAGTATGCTGGTGATCTATCTGCTGATACTGCTGTTCGGTGTGTTTCAGCTGCCGCCACGTGTCTTCACCCGTTGCGCGCTGTTTGCCTTCTTTGGTTTTGCCGGGGTGAACCTGTATGAAGCCTATACCCTGCAGCTGAGTGAACCGCGCGTGGCGCTGATGCAGGCGTGCGTACTGGCGGTCGTGCTGGCCTGGCTGTGTCTGTTTGCCAGTTATGCCCAGGCCATGCGCCAGCGTATGCGTCAGCGGCGTTTTGCTCTGCAGGCGCATCAGGACACCCTACGTGGCATGATGCGTCAACTGGAGGATCTGGCCGCCACGGATGAGTTAACGGGGTTGTGTAATCGCCGGCACTTTCTGCTTCTGGCCAGCCGTGAGCTCGAAGGGCTGCGCAATGGGCGCCAGCATGGCCTGGCACTGCTCGATCTGGATCATTTCAAGCGAATCAATGATGTCCACGGTCATGCTGCCGGCGACCGTGTGCTGCAAACGTTCGCCGCCGTCGCCCGAGCCTGCCTGCGTGATGGTGATGTGGTAGCCCGCTATGGCGGTGAGGAATTTGTGTTGTTGTTACCCAATACCGAAGCTGATCAGTTCACCGCCTGCTGCGAGCGCCTGCGTGATGCCTTTACCCGCGCTGAGCCCTTGGGGGTGAAGGTGGAGAGTTTGAGTGTTTCCATCGGCATGACCTTGCTGACCGAACACGACGACCTTGAGGATGCCCTGCAACGTGCCGATCAGGCGCTGTACCAGGCCAAGCGCAATGGCCGTAACCGTTGCGCGGCGACCTGGGAGGATGTGGATGCCTGA
- a CDS encoding YajG family lipoprotein, which yields MLHRLLFGLVAVASLTLVGCAHSPQQLSPQPKLNSPLTAVGQGQPVVVRVTDGRPSPVLGTRGGLYPETSAISVTGQDILPKLQAQAEAAVRLLGFTPSANAYNAPQLTLTLADLKYQSPKEGLYVTEADMTATFRVDVQNSSRRYSGRYGASLNQRFGMAPNQATNTKLVSDVLSDALTRAFKDPTIGQMLAQ from the coding sequence ATGCTGCATCGTCTGCTGTTTGGTCTGGTGGCTGTTGCCAGCCTTACTCTGGTGGGTTGCGCCCACAGCCCGCAACAACTCAGCCCACAACCCAAACTCAACAGCCCGCTGACCGCCGTTGGTCAGGGCCAGCCGGTTGTGGTGCGGGTGACCGATGGTCGTCCATCGCCTGTACTGGGTACCCGTGGTGGCCTTTACCCGGAAACCAGCGCCATCAGCGTGACTGGCCAGGACATCTTACCCAAGCTGCAGGCTCAGGCTGAGGCGGCTGTACGTCTGCTCGGCTTTACCCCGAGCGCTAATGCTTACAATGCACCGCAACTGACCCTGACTCTGGCTGATTTGAAATACCAGTCGCCGAAAGAAGGGCTGTATGTCACTGAAGCCGACATGACTGCCACCTTCCGGGTTGATGTGCAGAACAGCAGCCGCCGTTACAGTGGCCGTTATGGTGCTTCGCTGAATCAGCGCTTTGGCATGGCGCCAAACCAGGCAACCAACACCAAGCTGGTCAGTGACGTGTTGAGTGATGCCCTGACCCGTGCCTTCAAGGATCCGACCATCGGCCAGATGCTCGCTCAGTAA
- the mqo gene encoding malate dehydrogenase (quinone), protein MTQNDYETMDVVLVGAGIMSATLAVLLKELDPAIKLEVLEMMEAGAVESSNPWNNAGTGHAGLCELNYTPESADGSIDIKKSVTINTQFEESKQFWAYLVEKGRFGSPKSFINSVPHLSFVRGQKGIDYLKKRFQALTVHHAFAHMEYTEDHATLAEWMPLMMPGRDQQEPIAATRVMAGTDVNFGNLTTSLLAHLGQQADAKVTCKQKVVGLKRSGQGWRVSVKDLQSGNNREIQAKFVFLGAGGAALPLLQMSGIPEGKGFGGFPVSGQWLRCDNPDVVKQHQAKVYSQAAVGSPPMSVPHLDTRVVDGKTSLLFGPYAGFTTKFLKRGSFLDLPLSIRFNNIGPMLAVARDNFDLTRYLVKEVLQSEAQRLETLRGFYPLAKAEDWSLEIAGQRVQIIKKDAKNGGILQFGTELVAAQDGSIAALLGASPGASVTVSIMLDLIQRCFGEQLKTEQWSRKLNEIFPALGAVLAKDAERYRDVQRRSDVLLQLTQNVSA, encoded by the coding sequence ATGACGCAGAACGATTACGAAACAATGGATGTGGTGCTGGTGGGTGCCGGCATCATGAGTGCGACCTTGGCCGTACTGCTGAAAGAGCTCGACCCGGCGATCAAGCTGGAAGTGCTCGAGATGATGGAAGCCGGGGCGGTTGAAAGCTCCAACCCCTGGAACAACGCAGGCACCGGTCATGCTGGCTTGTGCGAGCTGAACTACACACCGGAATCGGCGGACGGTTCGATCGACATCAAAAAGTCGGTGACCATCAACACCCAATTCGAAGAGTCCAAGCAGTTCTGGGCCTACCTGGTCGAGAAAGGCCGCTTCGGTTCACCCAAATCGTTTATCAACTCGGTTCCGCACCTCAGTTTCGTGCGCGGGCAGAAAGGTATTGATTACCTGAAGAAGCGCTTCCAGGCGCTGACCGTGCACCATGCCTTTGCGCACATGGAGTACACCGAAGATCACGCCACGCTGGCCGAGTGGATGCCGCTGATGATGCCAGGGCGTGATCAGCAGGAGCCAATCGCTGCAACGCGCGTCATGGCCGGTACCGACGTCAATTTCGGCAACCTGACCACGAGCCTGCTCGCGCATCTCGGTCAGCAAGCCGATGCCAAGGTCACCTGCAAACAGAAAGTGGTTGGCCTCAAGCGCAGCGGCCAAGGCTGGCGGGTCAGCGTCAAGGACCTGCAGAGTGGTAACAACCGTGAAATCCAGGCCAAGTTCGTCTTCCTCGGCGCCGGTGGCGCGGCTCTGCCGCTGCTGCAGATGTCCGGCATTCCGGAGGGCAAGGGCTTCGGCGGCTTCCCGGTCAGCGGTCAGTGGCTGCGTTGCGACAACCCGGACGTGGTCAAGCAGCACCAGGCTAAGGTCTACAGCCAGGCCGCGGTGGGTTCGCCGCCCATGTCCGTGCCCCACCTGGACACCCGCGTGGTAGACGGCAAGACCTCGCTACTGTTCGGCCCATATGCCGGCTTCACCACCAAGTTCCTCAAGCGCGGTTCGTTCCTTGACCTGCCGCTATCGATCCGCTTCAACAACATCGGCCCGATGCTGGCGGTGGCGCGCGACAACTTCGACCTGACCCGCTACCTGGTCAAGGAAGTGCTGCAGTCCGAAGCTCAACGTCTGGAAACCCTGCGTGGCTTCTACCCGCTGGCCAAGGCCGAGGATTGGAGCTTGGAAATCGCCGGTCAACGCGTGCAGATCATCAAGAAGGACGCCAAGAATGGCGGTATCCTGCAGTTCGGTACTGAACTGGTGGCCGCTCAAGACGGCTCCATTGCTGCTTTGCTCGGTGCCTCACCAGGTGCCTCGGTGACCGTATCAATCATGCTCGACCTGATTCAGCGCTGCTTCGGCGAACAGCTCAAGACAGAACAGTGGAGCCGCAAACTGAACGAGATCTTCCCAGCTCTGGGGGCCGTTCTAGCCAAGGATGCCGAGCGCTATCGCGACGTGCAGCGCCGTTCGGATGTCCTGCTGCAATTGACGCAGAACGTCAGCGCCTAA
- a CDS encoding tetratricopeptide repeat protein: MPLSFRLPLLLCAALLSACSPTTPLFIAQITTNEVVEYKTLKNNRMLAAIEDEGDLLTYSAQAIRDAKSEQAEQLYLTGYRDEKLSDEVRAISLYQIGLLYMNRFNEQRDDNKALNYFYQVLNQFPASRAAERAEARIVMIRERANEPVHKTSRELLAHWKPNQQLDLYKPSLDTDMTLLSRRAVLKNRVSEAEELYLLALSDPGIPADIKEKALYQLGLMYLAPDNPQANRDKSITYLRRLLVQFPNSDLNTKAARHLDQALNR; encoded by the coding sequence ATGCCGTTATCGTTCCGCCTGCCGCTGCTGCTATGTGCCGCTCTGTTAAGCGCCTGCTCGCCCACCACACCGCTGTTTATCGCACAGATCACCACCAACGAGGTGGTTGAATACAAAACCCTGAAGAACAACCGCATGCTTGCCGCCATCGAGGATGAAGGCGACCTGCTGACCTACAGCGCTCAGGCCATTCGTGATGCCAAAAGCGAGCAGGCCGAGCAGCTATACCTCACCGGGTACCGCGATGAGAAGCTCAGCGACGAAGTGCGGGCTATCTCGCTTTACCAGATCGGCCTGCTGTACATGAACCGCTTCAACGAGCAGCGCGACGATAACAAGGCACTCAACTACTTCTACCAGGTGCTCAATCAGTTCCCCGCCAGCCGGGCTGCCGAGCGGGCTGAAGCCCGGATTGTGATGATTCGTGAACGCGCCAATGAACCTGTACACAAGACCTCACGCGAGCTGCTTGCACACTGGAAGCCCAACCAGCAACTCGATTTGTACAAGCCCAGCCTTGATACCGACATGACGCTGCTGTCGCGCCGCGCCGTACTGAAAAACCGCGTTAGTGAAGCCGAAGAGCTGTATCTGTTAGCCCTGAGCGACCCTGGTATCCCCGCAGACATCAAAGAGAAAGCCCTCTACCAACTCGGCCTGATGTACTTGGCCCCGGATAACCCGCAGGCCAATCGCGACAAATCCATTACCTACCTGCGCCGCCTACTGGTGCAATTCCCCAATAGCGACCTGAACACCAAGGCCGCCCGTCATCTGGATCAGGCGCTCAACCGATAA
- a CDS encoding iron-sulfur-binding ferredoxin reductase — protein sequence MPDLRVADRCLEVAPASNLLDSLLAAGIAVPYSCRAGSCHACLVRCVGGELLDGKPEALDDARREQGWRLACQCRVVEDVQIEVFDPLRDAAPAVIHSCDWLSRDVLRLRLTPQRPLRYRAGQHLQLWTGDGTARPYSLASVPGDDPWLEFHIDCRQGGAFASAARAFQPGDCLRLGELRGAALHYDPDWQARPLWLMAAGTGLAPLYGVLREALRQEHQGAIRLIHLAHDASAHYLAEPLRALALSHPRLQVELLVAAELPAALAELRLVSRQTVALLCGHPDSVESFARRLYLAGLPRSQVFADVFLPHAR from the coding sequence ATGCCTGATCTGCGGGTCGCTGATCGCTGCCTTGAGGTCGCCCCCGCCAGTAATCTGCTGGACAGCCTGCTGGCTGCCGGCATCGCCGTGCCCTACAGCTGCCGTGCCGGCAGTTGCCACGCTTGCCTGGTGCGCTGTGTGGGCGGTGAGTTGCTCGACGGCAAACCCGAAGCCCTGGACGATGCGCGGCGCGAACAGGGTTGGCGGCTGGCCTGCCAGTGCCGCGTGGTCGAGGACGTACAGATCGAGGTGTTCGACCCGCTGCGCGATGCCGCGCCTGCCGTTATTCACAGTTGCGACTGGCTCAGCCGCGATGTGCTGCGCCTGCGTCTGACCCCTCAGCGGCCGCTACGCTACCGAGCTGGCCAGCATCTACAGCTCTGGACTGGGGACGGCACTGCCCGACCCTATTCGTTGGCCAGCGTGCCGGGTGACGATCCTTGGCTGGAATTTCATATCGATTGCCGCCAGGGTGGCGCCTTTGCCAGCGCCGCACGCGCGTTTCAGCCGGGCGATTGTCTGCGTTTGGGTGAGTTGCGCGGTGCCGCCTTGCACTATGACCCGGACTGGCAAGCCCGTCCGCTCTGGCTGATGGCCGCCGGCACCGGCTTGGCGCCGCTTTACGGGGTGCTGCGCGAAGCGCTACGCCAGGAGCATCAGGGTGCTATACGGCTTATTCACCTGGCCCATGATGCGTCCGCACATTACCTGGCCGAGCCCTTGCGGGCGCTGGCGCTCAGCCATCCTCGACTGCAGGTCGAGCTGCTTGTGGCGGCCGAGTTGCCGGCTGCTTTGGCCGAACTGCGCCTTGTTTCACGGCAAACCGTCGCCTTACTCTGCGGCCACCCCGACAGCGTCGAAAGCTTTGCGCGCCGCCTGTATCTGGCGGGTTTGCCGCGCAGCCAGGTTTTCGCTGACGTCTTTTTGCCCCACGCGCGCTAG
- a CDS encoding tetratricopeptide repeat protein, with the protein MRILLVVLVLLGAAGCNRYTFDHHLNSAYEAYDRGECEAAMLSLSKAERNSRSRRYMQPEISLLRGQCLERQALFVDAMQTYQFIVTHYPASEYAYRARARMDTLRQLGHDSVDVAVKVNPVKP; encoded by the coding sequence ATGCGCATTCTGTTAGTTGTACTGGTGCTGTTGGGGGCGGCTGGCTGTAACCGCTATACGTTTGATCATCACCTCAACAGCGCCTATGAGGCCTATGACCGCGGCGAATGTGAAGCGGCCATGCTCTCGCTGTCTAAGGCGGAGCGCAACAGCCGCTCGCGACGTTACATGCAGCCGGAAATTTCTCTGCTACGCGGCCAGTGTCTGGAGCGTCAGGCATTGTTTGTCGATGCCATGCAGACCTACCAGTTCATCGTTACCCACTACCCAGCCAGTGAGTATGCTTACCGGGCCCGCGCGCGCATGGATACTCTGCGCCAATTGGGGCATGACAGCGTTGATGTGGCCGTCAAGGTCAATCCGGTCAAGCCCTGA
- a CDS encoding DUF4124 domain-containing protein: MRILLSLMLLPGLAMAEIYRWTDANGQVHFSQRPAPGAQQVEVKPQVVERDQLTREREERTSRFFDARRDEQAQASAEAAERQSKRAAECQDLRSRLGNIPEGFSYYRTAANGEREYYSDQQIDTARQQLQRQIAERCS, encoded by the coding sequence ATGCGTATTTTGTTGAGCCTGATGTTATTGCCGGGTTTGGCGATGGCTGAGATCTATCGCTGGACCGATGCCAATGGCCAGGTGCATTTCAGCCAGCGTCCGGCACCCGGCGCTCAGCAGGTTGAGGTCAAGCCGCAGGTGGTCGAGCGCGATCAGTTGACTCGTGAGCGCGAAGAGCGCACCAGCCGTTTCTTTGATGCCCGCCGTGACGAGCAGGCGCAGGCTTCAGCCGAGGCCGCCGAACGTCAGAGTAAGCGTGCTGCCGAATGCCAGGATCTGCGCAGTCGGTTGGGCAATATTCCTGAGGGTTTCAGCTATTACCGTACCGCTGCCAATGGTGAGCGTGAATATTACAGTGACCAGCAAATAGATACCGCTCGTCAGCAACTTCAACGTCAGATTGCCGAACGCTGTTCCTGA